The Pedobacter ginsengisoli region ACGCTCGCTTTTGGCATTACTGAATACTGGTTTCTTTAACATTGGCATTCCGGAAAATGCTTCTAAAATGATATTTTCTTTTCTTACAAACGCGGCATCATTATAAGCGGAATTTACATACTCTGCTCCTTTTACTGCCAGTTCTTTATCCTTTAAAAGCAATTGCGACACCTCACTAAACTGTTTTAGCGATTGAAACGCAAGAAAAACATAGATCTTTTTATCAGTAGCTGTGTCTATATCCGCAGCTTTAAATACACCTACGGTTTTAACGCCCAAGCGGTGTGCGGCAGGCACATAAGCTTCTGAAAGATACTTATCTACCCTATCTTCCTGAACTTTACTTTTAAGATGGTATACTGTTATTTGATAAAATTGTTTTGGAGGCGCAACAGCAATCGATTGCATTACACTACCAAGAAGAAAGACAATAACCGCTGTGTAGCGATTAAACAAAGTTTTTGATTTCATGTGCTTAGTTTGATTTATGTACTAAAACTAGATAATTTACTGCAAATTAAAGAAATAACAACAAATTCGTTGCGTTACTCTACTACTCTAATCTATTTCAAGAATGGTTTTGGCAAGATTAATCATCCGTTCAGTTCCAGTATACTTGCCGTGTTCATCTGAAAGTTTTACTACCTCTGTCCACTCCCCGTCTTTTGGCTGGGCTTCAGTCATTTTTATAACAATATTCATTGCTGCAGGCCCTGCATCGTTTGTAAGATTTGTACCTATGCCAAATGACATTCCAATCTTATCGCGACAATGATCGGCAATGCGTGCTACCTTTTCATAGTTCAGTCCATCAGAAAAAATTATGGTTTTGGTTTTAGGATCGATACCCATGCTATTGTAATGCGAAATCACTTTATCGGCAAAAAGCAATGCGTCGCCGCTATCGTGTCTAACGCCATCAAATAGTTTTGAAAACATTTTATCGAACTGCTTAAAGAATACTTCGGTGGTGTAAGTATCAGATAGTGCTATGCCCAAATCGCCCCTGTACACCTCCACCCAATGTTCTAATCCGGTAGCGTTAGCCATTTTAAACCCATAACGGGCGGCATGAAACATAAACCATTCATGGGCATGGGTTCCGATGGGTTTTGTTCTGTGAATCATGGCCATATGAACATTGCTGGTGCCTATAAATGAACCCTCTCCATATTGGCTAAGGGATTGAAGTACTAATCTGTGTACCTGGTAAGAGTATCGGCGACGTGTACCAAATTCGGCTACTGTTACGCCCAAACGGCGGTAGTTTTCTATCTTTTCTTTAGTATGGTTAATTACCTCGTCGTTAGATATTCTTTGAGAATCATTAAGAATGTAGAATAGTTCGCAAATGAGCGACATTAATGGCACTTCCCATAAAATGGTACGGTACCATAGCCCTTCTACATGCACTTCTAGCTGATCTCCGTTTTGCGTAACATGTACCTCTTCGGGATTGTAGCGATATCCTTCTAAAAAATCAAGGTATACAGGATCAAGATATGGACAATTTACCTCCAAAAAATGTTTCTCTTCTTTGCTTAGTTTTAATGTTGCCATTTCATTTACAGCTTCTTTTAAAGCTTTAGCAAAACCATCTGGAAAAGAATGCTTACCCCGGTTTATAAATGCATACCGAGCCTTTGCCGACGGGAATAAACGAATTACCCCCTGCTGCATGGTAAATTTATAAAAATCGTTATCGAGAATTGATGATAGCACTGGCAAAAGAGATAAATTCATGTTCTAATTTATTCATTTTTCCTGAAGAAATTATTAGCATACTCTGACGGTGTTACACCAAACTGTTTTGTAAAAGCCCTGCCTAATTGAGATTGAGAAGTAAAACCTGTAAGATCAGCTATTTGCTGAATTTTGTAATTTGTTTCGACAAGTAGTTCTGCCGCCTTTTTAAGTCGTGTGATGTTGATGAGCTCATTTGGCGAAAGATTAGAAACAGACTTTATTTTGCGATAGAATGTTGCCCGGCTCATGTTTAGCGTTTCGGCAAGTTTATCTACATCCAAATCTCGGTTTGCAATGTTTTTAACAATAAAATCGTTTAGCTTTTCTAAGAGGATTTCATCAGGTTTGGTATGTGCAATGCTTTTTATATGAATTAGAGGCGAGCGAACAAAGTAATCTTTTAGCTGATTTCTATTGAACAACAGGTTTTGAATTTGAACCTGTAAGTGCTGCGGTGAAAACGGTTTCTCTATATAAGCATCGGCCCCAATTTCCAATCCTTCTATTTTTGATTGAAATGCACTTTTTGCGGTTAAAAGGATAAGTGGTATGTGGCTATAATCGAGATTGGTTTTTACCTGACGGCATAATTCGTAACCATCCATAACCGGCATCATTACATCACTAACTATTAATTGTACGGCATTATCCTTTAGCATATCAAGTGCAACCTGGCCATTAGATGCTGTAATGCAATTGTAGGTATCACCTAATTCCTTTGCGATAAACTGAAGGATGTCTGCGTTATCATCTACCAATAATATTAATGGCCTGCCTTCTTTTGTTATGTTTTCTGTTTCAAAATCCTGCTCCTGCTGAATTGGAATTGTTATAACTTCTTGCTGAACTGGTTTTTCTGTGAATGTTGGGGTTGATGGGTAAAATGGCAGATTCAGTTCAAATACATTCATGTCGTTTTCATCGGCATGAAAAGTTAAAGTACCGCCATGTAATATTGATAAAGACCGGGCAAGTGCCAGGCCTATACCTGTGCCTATTTGATTTGATGTTTCCTTTAATCGTACAAAAGATTCGAAAATTCTTTCCCTCATTTCCTGAGGGATTAAAAAGCCATCATTTTTAACTGTAATGGTATACTGATTGGTGTTTGGCTCTGGATTAAGTAGCAGCACCTCGACCCTTTTTTCTGAATATTTTATGGCATTGCTCAATAAATTGCTTAAAATTTTATTTAATGCTTCTTCATCTGCATTGCTGTAAAATTCTGTTTGTGGCAAATTGAGCTGGAAATAGATCTGCTTTTCTTCGGCGGCATTTTTGAACCGCAGGTAATGCTCCCTCAAAATTTCACTGATGTTACTTTTCATCAGGTTAAGGCTGTACTCTCTGGACTCTATTTTTCTGAAATCGAGCAACTGGTTTGTTAAATGCAATAACCTGTCGGCATTCTTTTCCATGGTTAGGAGATAGTTAAGTACCTCCGGCGCAGGGGCATATTTTTTTATAACTGTTTCCAGTGGCCCTTTTATTAAAGTAAGCGGAGTTCTAATCTCATGTGTTATCTGGGTAAAGAATTCAATTTTAGCTTCGTAGATTTCCTTTTCTTTTTGGTTCTCCAGCTGCTCTATCCTTCGCTTATTTCTGAGCTTGATTTTATTGTT contains the following coding sequences:
- the pncB gene encoding nicotinate phosphoribosyltransferase, translating into MNLSLLPVLSSILDNDFYKFTMQQGVIRLFPSAKARYAFINRGKHSFPDGFAKALKEAVNEMATLKLSKEEKHFLEVNCPYLDPVYLDFLEGYRYNPEEVHVTQNGDQLEVHVEGLWYRTILWEVPLMSLICELFYILNDSQRISNDEVINHTKEKIENYRRLGVTVAEFGTRRRYSYQVHRLVLQSLSQYGEGSFIGTSNVHMAMIHRTKPIGTHAHEWFMFHAARYGFKMANATGLEHWVEVYRGDLGIALSDTYTTEVFFKQFDKMFSKLFDGVRHDSGDALLFADKVISHYNSMGIDPKTKTIIFSDGLNYEKVARIADHCRDKIGMSFGIGTNLTNDAGPAAMNIVIKMTEAQPKDGEWTEVVKLSDEHGKYTGTERMINLAKTILEID
- a CDS encoding NIPSNAP family protein, with the translated sequence MKSKTLFNRYTAVIVFLLGSVMQSIAVAPPKQFYQITVYHLKSKVQEDRVDKYLSEAYVPAAHRLGVKTVGVFKAADIDTATDKKIYVFLAFQSLKQFSEVSQLLLKDKELAVKGAEYVNSAYNDAAFVRKENIILEAFSGMPMLKKPVFSNAKSERIYELRSYESASEKQHINKVQMFNNEEVEIFDRIGSQAVFYGEVLAGSRMPNLMYLTTYSDKKSRDEHWKVFSADPKWKRVSALPEYQNNVSRNDTQFIVPTDYSDF